In Ficedula albicollis isolate OC2 chromosome 19, FicAlb1.5, whole genome shotgun sequence, one DNA window encodes the following:
- the LOC107604053 gene encoding neurofilament medium polypeptide-like yields MQPHLLRSPSARGPQPGERPAPPGPGTGESPESPERAPRSPRELRDPRESPEIPERPPGPERTGESPESSESPEGHERSESSESPERFKSSESPGRPESRESPECPERPESSESPESPQSPLSHPSRRTAAATPGLHPLHLSSAALRNTSTSAQGQVCWR; encoded by the exons ATGCAGCCCCATCTGCTGCGCTCCCCGTCTGCCCGGGGCCCCCAGCCCGGGGAGCGGCCGGCACCGCCCGGCCCTGGCACCGGGGAGAGCCCCGAGAGCCCCGAGAGAGCCCCGAGATCCCCGAGAGAGCTCCGAGATCCCCGAGAGAGCCCCGAGATCCCCGAGAGACCCCCGGGACCGGAGAGA ACCGGAGAGAGCCCTGAGAGCTCTGAGAGCCCCGAGGGCCACGAGAGGTCTGAGAGCTCCGAAAGCCCCGAGCGCTTCAAGAGCTCCGAGAGCCCCGGGAGACCTGAGAGCCGTGAGAGCCCTGAGTGCCCCGAGAGACCTGAGAGCTCCGAGAGCCCCGAGAGCCCCCAGAGCCCGCTCAGCCATCCCAGCCGCAGAACAGCCGCAGCCACACCAGGACTGCACCCTCTgcacctcagctctgctgcgCTGAGGAACACCAGCACCTCTGCACAAGGACAAGTGTGCTGGCGCTAA